The following are encoded together in the Diabrotica undecimpunctata isolate CICGRU chromosome 7, icDiaUnde3, whole genome shotgun sequence genome:
- the LOC140446375 gene encoding uncharacterized protein, protein MPNIGGPSGTVDPPLWNPHLGRCTKLQKVQRYNNHSPAKASIKSNKCIQDYFNDGPTGNSGHASYSPPSERTADALYNSRDGHLPQFRAVIRGQLLTEWQAEWEAQTDKAQWTKKLIPNVIEWYKRKFKRVNFYFMQFLTGHGSFRSYTYQIRQTSDDNCVICNVEDDAEHCIFRCKVFASEQHIM, encoded by the coding sequence ATGCCAAATATAGGAGGCCCAAGTGGTACAGTCGACCCTCCTTTATGGAACCCCCATTTAGGCAGATGtactaaattacaaaaagtacagaGATATAATAACCACAGCCCAGCGAAAGCCTCTATTAAAAGTAACAAGTGCATACAGGACTACTTCAACGATGGCCCTACAGGTAATAGCGGGCACGCTTCTTATTCACCTCCTAGCGAAAGAACGGCAGACGCTCTATATAACTCTCGAGACGGCCACCTTCCTCAGTTCAGAGCCGTCATTAGAGGACAATTACTGACAGAATGGCAAGCAGAATGGGAGGCACAGACAGAcaaggcacaatggaccaaaaaattAATACCCAATGTGATAGAGTGGTACAAACGTAAGTTCAagcgagtaaatttttatttcatgCAGTTCCTGACCGGACATGGATCTTTCAGGTCTTACACGTATCAAATACGACAAACCAGCGATGATAATTGTGTCATATGTAACGTAGAAGACGATGCCGAGCATTGTATCTTCAGGTGTAAGGTGTTTGCGTCGGAACAACATATAATGTGA